One Desulfovibrionales bacterium genomic region harbors:
- a CDS encoding AAA family ATPase: MGKIICLANQKGGVGKTTTAVNLAASLAFSGCEVLLVDCDPQGNATGGLGLEKKNIGKSLYDLLINEVSLDEVVRPTEVPHLSVIPANIDLVGAEIELVQTVSRETVLSKVLAPVISRFDYIFLDCPPSLGLLTVNALTAADAVLIPLQCEYYALEGLSQLVQTIRLIKQSLNPKLVVAGLVLTMFDARNNLSHQVVSEVHKHFQAKVFDTIIPRNVRLSEAPSHGKPVLLYDKYSKGTQSYLALAREFLAREERKVI; the protein is encoded by the coding sequence GTAAAACCACAACGGCCGTAAACCTGGCCGCATCTCTGGCCTTCTCAGGCTGTGAGGTCCTTCTGGTGGATTGCGATCCACAGGGCAATGCCACGGGCGGGCTGGGCCTCGAAAAGAAAAATATCGGAAAAAGCCTCTATGACTTGCTTATTAATGAGGTATCGCTTGATGAGGTGGTGCGGCCTACAGAAGTACCCCACCTTTCTGTTATACCGGCTAACATAGACCTGGTTGGTGCAGAAATTGAGCTTGTACAGACTGTTTCACGTGAAACAGTCTTATCTAAGGTCTTGGCGCCGGTTATATCTCGATTTGACTATATTTTTTTAGATTGTCCGCCATCCCTGGGCCTGCTTACAGTCAACGCCCTTACGGCCGCAGATGCCGTCCTGATACCATTACAGTGTGAATATTATGCCCTGGAGGGCTTGAGCCAACTCGTACAGACCATACGCCTTATAAAGCAGTCTCTAAACCCCAAGCTTGTGGTTGCCGGACTGGTTCTTACCATGTTTGATGCCCGGAACAATCTTTCCCACCAGGTGGTTAGCGAAGTACACAAGCATTTCCAGGCAAAGGTTTTCGATACTATTATTCCTCGAAACGTCCGTCTCAGCGAGGCCCCCAGTCACGGCAAGCCTGTGCTGCTGTATGATAAATATTCAAAGGGGACGCAGTCCTATCTGGCCTTGGCCCGGGAGTTTCTGGCCAGAGAGGAAAGGAAGGTTATATGA
- a CDS encoding ParB/RepB/Spo0J family partition protein, with translation MIKKTGLGKGLEALLPKGTQEEKEPAIFSCTIEEVRPNPYQPRRVIKNDRIEELAASIKEKGIIQPIIVRRVDSGYELIAGERRWHAAQKAGLKNIPIIVKDVSPAEVLELALIENIQREDLNPLEEAEAYNRLTQEFGLTQEELASRVGKERSTVANFLRLLKLPDYIKENMWAEDLSMGHARVLVGIEDPEGQRMVRDTIIKKGLSVRETEALVRRLKKPHRPTDKRQPDSHTLSLAEEIMRHLGTRVRISRRGKRGKIEIDFYSEEDLARIVDYISGLEQGV, from the coding sequence ATGATTAAAAAAACCGGCTTAGGAAAAGGTCTGGAGGCGTTGCTGCCCAAGGGGACGCAAGAGGAAAAAGAGCCGGCGATTTTTTCCTGTACCATTGAAGAGGTAAGACCCAATCCTTACCAGCCGCGCAGGGTAATAAAGAACGATCGGATAGAAGAACTGGCCGCTTCGATAAAAGAAAAAGGGATTATTCAGCCCATAATCGTACGGCGTGTCGATTCAGGCTACGAACTTATCGCCGGGGAACGAAGGTGGCACGCCGCCCAGAAAGCAGGACTGAAGAACATACCAATTATCGTCAAGGATGTCTCCCCTGCGGAGGTCTTAGAGCTGGCCCTGATTGAAAATATCCAGCGCGAAGATTTGAATCCCCTGGAGGAGGCCGAGGCCTATAACCGACTCACGCAGGAGTTTGGCCTGACGCAGGAAGAGTTGGCCTCTCGTGTAGGAAAAGAGCGCTCCACCGTGGCCAATTTTCTCCGTTTGCTCAAGCTGCCGGATTACATAAAGGAAAATATGTGGGCGGAGGACCTCAGTATGGGACACGCCCGGGTGCTGGTTGGGATTGAGGACCCGGAAGGCCAGCGGATGGTCAGAGATACGATCATAAAGAAGGGCCTTTCCGTGCGGGAAACCGAGGCCCTGGTGCGAAGATTGAAAAAACCGCACCGGCCAACGGACAAAAGACAACCAGATAGTCATACCCTTTCGCTGGCCGAGGAGATAATGCGACATCTGGGAACCAGGGTTCGTATTTCGAGGCGTGGTAAACGGGGAAAAATCGAGATCGATTTTTATTCAGAAGAGGATCTGGCGCGTATTGTCGATTATATCTCTGGCCTGGAACAGGGTGTCTGA